A stretch of DNA from Methanobrevibacter sp.:
GGGGTTTTTTCAATTTCAGCAAAGGCATAATTTTCATCAATTTTATTTAGTTTTGTGTTTTCAATTGATTGCTTTGCAGTTTCAACAATTTTGTCCATATTTGAAGTGAATGCAAAACCTATTTTATTGTCTTTAATTACTCTGATTCCTATTCCTCGTTCAATTTCCTCTTTTGCGAAATTTAATTCCTCTTTCCTAGAGTCAAGCTCAATAGATTTTGATTCGTCAATGTATATTTCATAATCATCACAATCATTTTCTATTGCTTTTTTTGCTTTTCTTGCTATTTCATATATCATTTTACCACTTATAACGCAAATTTTTCAATAGCTTCTGCTACTCCGTCACCAAACATTTTTTCACATGTGTAGGTGCTTATTTCCTTTAATCTGTCTTCGGCATTTGCCACAGCTATTTTATATCCTGCTTCTTTTAAGAACTCTTCATCATTCTGACTGTCTCCGATAGCCATTACATTTTCCATATTTATTCCATTTCTCTCGCATAAATATTTGAGTGAGGTTCCTTTGTTGACCCGTTTGTCAGTAATGTGAAGTGCAAATCCGCTGTCGTAGATTTCAAGTTCATCTAAATATTCAAAATCCTTTAATGCATCTTCTATTTCTTGTCGGGCAATGGTTTTGTAAAATACAGTTTCCGTTAATCGGTATATGTTGTCGTGTGATGCATGCTTGTCGAATTTTTCACCTAAATTCTTTTTAAGATGTTTTTCAGCTGACGTTACAAAATCTCTTTCGACTAGTGCTTCAACAGCATTGTTGTTTTCTCCTTCTTTAAAGACAACTCCTCCGTTTTCACAAACGATTCCTCCGCTGCATCCGATTAGAACTTCTGTAGCATAGGCATAGTTAACAACATTTCCAGTTACGATTATTGTCGGGATTCCCTTTTTTTCCGCTTTTCTTAAAGATTCAATGGCTGAAATGCAAATCTGTCTTTTTTCGTTTGTTATTGTTCCATCAATATCGACTGCTATTGCTTCGACTGCCATACTATCCTCTTGAATATCTGTGTGCGATGTTACATGTCCCTTCTTTACTTACCATACATGCTCCAATAGGATGTAGTGGGGTGCATGATTTTCTAAATAGCTTACAATCTTCAGGTCTTGCAAGTCCTCTTAAAATAGGTCCGCAAATACAGCCTTTAGGCGCTTCGGTAACATCTTTTACTTCTATATCATATTTTTCACGGGCATTGAATTCGCTGAATTCATCTTTAACTTCCAAGATTGAATCAGGTATTTTTGGAAATCCTCTCCATTCTCTTGAAGTCACATCAAATACTTGTTCGATTTTTTCCTGAGCAATTACATTTCCTTCTTCTCTGACAGCCCTTGCATATTCATTTTCAATTTTTGGTGTTTCATTATGAATTTGTCTTAAAATCATATACACGGACATTAATATGTCTAATGGATTGAATCCTGCTACAGTTTGAGGTATTCCGTAATCTGTTGTGAAATATTCGAAAGGTTTGGTTCCGATAATTGTACAAACATGTCCTGGCTGAATTAAC
This window harbors:
- a CDS encoding phosphoglycolate phosphatase translates to MAVEAIAVDIDGTITNEKRQICISAIESLRKAEKKGIPTIIVTGNVVNYAYATEVLIGCSGGIVCENGGVVFKEGENNNAVEALVERDFVTSAEKHLKKNLGEKFDKHASHDNIYRLTETVFYKTIARQEIEDALKDFEYLDELEIYDSGFALHITDKRVNKGTSLKYLCERNGINMENVMAIGDSQNDEEFLKEAGYKIAVANAEDRLKEISTYTCEKMFGDGVAEAIEKFAL
- the hypD gene encoding hydrogenase formation protein HypD, which produces MKNMSEKLLKKINELSTPVKIMHVCGSHEHTIMENGIRSLLPEEVEIIAGPGCPVCVVPSREIDEALELIEKGVTITTFGDMLRVPGSKKSLADAKAEGGDVRVVYGINKAIEIAQKEDNDVAFISAGFETTAPTTAATLLETPPENFSVLSCHRLIPPAIDFLINSGETTLNALIQPGHVCTIIGTKPFEYFTTDYGIPQTVAGFNPLDILMSVYMILRQIHNETPKIENEYARAVREEGNVIAQEKIEQVFDVTSREWRGFPKIPDSILEVKDEFSEFNAREKYDIEVKDVTEAPKGCICGPILRGLARPEDCKLFRKSCTPLHPIGACMVSKEGTCNIAHRYSRG